In uncultured delta proteobacterium, the following proteins share a genomic window:
- a CDS encoding Putative polysaccharide deacetylase (fragment) (Evidence 3 : Function proposed based on presence of conserved amino acid motif, structural feature or limited homology) yields the protein MVSSVTSVDFLYRCGNRTQSMLAKIYSLLKRRFIPPVWRRYTNYLFRNGISSPCFFLSFDCDTDADAAAGIEVVEFLSELGIKASFAVPGTQLVNNRDIYRHLAASGIEFLNHGYLPHTEWDGEKYIARTFYNEMPRDAVEEDIRKADATIRDILGCPPKGFRAPHFGYFQKTDEVAFMHTVCASLGYTYASTTLPAYAFENGPAFLSHGIVELPVIGSWSSPHTILDSWNYLADRVHYTLSDTYYELFAETLIMAEKYALPMLFCWYADPSHVVGQSPFMKAMELVAGKGLATYSGSECAALWAGRLAGASCAV from the coding sequence GTGGTGTCCAGCGTAACGTCTGTTGACTTTTTATATCGTTGCGGCAATCGCACACAAAGTATGCTTGCGAAAATATACTCTCTGCTGAAACGGCGCTTCATTCCCCCGGTTTGGCGACGCTATACTAATTATCTCTTCAGGAACGGCATTTCCTCGCCCTGTTTTTTTCTGTCTTTTGATTGTGATACCGATGCGGATGCTGCAGCTGGTATTGAAGTGGTTGAGTTTCTTTCCGAACTCGGCATCAAAGCATCTTTTGCCGTTCCGGGAACACAGTTGGTAAACAATAGGGACATTTACAGGCACTTGGCCGCATCCGGCATTGAGTTCCTCAACCACGGGTATTTGCCGCATACCGAATGGGACGGCGAGAAATATATCGCCAGAACTTTTTACAATGAAATGCCGCGTGATGCGGTGGAGGAAGACATTCGCAAGGCCGACGCAACCATTAGGGATATTTTGGGCTGCCCGCCCAAAGGGTTCCGCGCCCCGCATTTTGGGTATTTCCAAAAAACGGACGAGGTCGCTTTCATGCACACGGTCTGTGCATCCCTCGGGTATACTTACGCCTCCACCACCTTGCCGGCCTATGCTTTTGAAAATGGCCCGGCATTTTTGTCCCATGGCATTGTTGAACTGCCCGTTATCGGCTCATGGTCTTCGCCGCATACCATTCTGGACTCCTGGAATTATTTGGCCGATAGGGTGCACTATACACTTTCCGATACATACTATGAGCTTTTTGCGGAAACCCTTATAATGGCTGAAAAGTACGCTTTGCCCATGTTGTTTTGCTGGTATGCCGATCCGAGCCATGTCGTGGGCCAGTCGCCTTTTATGAAGGCGATGGAACTTGTGGCGGGAAAAGGCCTTGCCACCTATTCCGGAAGCGAATGCGCCGCCCTGTGGGCCGGTCGCTTGGCGGGGGCGTCATGTGCGGTATAG
- a CDS encoding Asparagine synthase (Glutamine-hydrolysing) 1 (modular protein) yields the protein MRRPVGRSLGGGVMCGIAGWYGWDMEEVERLPRLCAMCDTIRHRGPDDDGFFTTSKVALGMRRLAIVDIEGGRQPMRSEDGSVTLVFNGEIYNHRELRRELEQQGVRFKTAHSDTEVLLAMYLRHGLDLLPRLNGMFGIAVWDARERALHLMRDRLGVKPLYYYHDGKRLLFASEIKAVLAANAFTPEVNPKAVWDYLTFRYVPAPETIWQNVYKLPPGHSLTIREGEAEPEVVRWWDIPYRFPSREIRLEDADAEFDALLNDAVDLRMVADVPVGILLSGGLDSSTVAALAARHATRPIKTFSVAFEDAPGIDERPFAREVAAHLHTEHAEVVIGKKDFQSFLEDFVYYTDEPLADLASVPLWHVCRLAHEEVKVVLSGEGSDEILGGYDFELYARDWLEKEKPRSGMRGLWDRLYGRDPVDMRTWNAPFTMTNYLSSETKRSLMRQGPYPDSLQPLRERLAALGRQDPLHQTLYCFSQDWLTEDLLMKADRMSMAVSLELRTPFLDYRLVEWAAAIPAAYKAGPDQDGVWKSKLILRRIAEKLLPQSILARPKQGFPVPVYEWLSGNMADFVRDMLGSRQTRVTTWLQETGIRKTVSTGVAPDAHILDKHRLWNLLILECWARRWQA from the coding sequence ATGCGCCGCCCTGTGGGCCGGTCGCTTGGCGGGGGCGTCATGTGCGGTATAGCCGGCTGGTACGGTTGGGATATGGAGGAGGTCGAACGCCTTCCCCGCTTGTGCGCCATGTGTGATACGATCCGCCATCGAGGGCCGGATGATGATGGTTTTTTCACCACATCCAAGGTTGCTTTAGGCATGCGGCGCTTGGCGATCGTCGATATTGAGGGCGGCCGCCAGCCCATGCGGAGCGAGGATGGCTCGGTCACGTTGGTTTTTAACGGTGAAATTTACAATCACAGGGAACTGCGTCGAGAATTGGAGCAGCAGGGCGTAAGGTTTAAAACCGCTCATTCCGATACGGAAGTTCTCTTGGCAATGTACCTGCGGCACGGGCTTGATCTCCTCCCGCGGCTGAACGGCATGTTCGGCATCGCGGTCTGGGATGCAAGGGAACGGGCTCTGCACCTGATGCGCGACCGTTTGGGCGTCAAGCCGCTGTACTATTATCATGACGGAAAACGGCTGCTTTTCGCGTCTGAAATCAAGGCCGTTCTCGCCGCGAACGCCTTCACTCCCGAAGTTAATCCAAAAGCTGTTTGGGACTACCTTACCTTTCGCTACGTGCCCGCACCCGAAACGATCTGGCAGAACGTCTATAAACTGCCTCCGGGGCATAGCCTGACAATCCGGGAGGGAGAGGCCGAGCCGGAGGTTGTTCGCTGGTGGGATATTCCCTATAGATTTCCTTCACGGGAGATACGTCTGGAGGACGCGGACGCTGAGTTCGACGCCCTGCTGAACGACGCGGTCGATTTGCGCATGGTGGCCGACGTGCCTGTGGGCATTTTGCTGAGTGGCGGACTCGACAGTTCGACAGTAGCCGCCTTGGCGGCGCGTCACGCCACGCGGCCCATCAAGACGTTTTCCGTGGCGTTCGAAGATGCTCCGGGAATAGACGAGCGCCCCTTCGCGCGGGAAGTTGCCGCGCATCTACACACGGAACACGCGGAGGTAGTTATTGGAAAAAAAGATTTCCAGAGTTTTCTTGAAGACTTTGTCTATTATACGGACGAACCGCTGGCAGATCTTGCCAGCGTGCCCCTCTGGCACGTATGCCGTCTGGCTCACGAAGAGGTGAAGGTAGTACTTTCCGGCGAGGGAAGTGATGAAATTCTCGGCGGGTATGATTTCGAGCTTTACGCACGGGACTGGCTCGAGAAAGAAAAACCTCGTTCCGGAATGCGCGGTCTTTGGGACAGATTGTACGGGCGTGACCCGGTCGATATGCGGACCTGGAACGCTCCGTTTACCATGACCAATTACCTGTCATCGGAAACCAAACGCTCCCTGATGCGCCAGGGACCGTACCCCGACAGTCTGCAGCCGCTTCGGGAGAGGCTCGCCGCCCTCGGCAGGCAGGATCCGCTGCATCAGACGCTCTACTGTTTTTCACAGGACTGGCTGACAGAGGACCTGCTGATGAAAGCGGATCGCATGAGTATGGCCGTTTCTCTTGAATTGCGCACACCGTTTTTAGATTACCGCTTGGTCGAATGGGCTGCTGCCATCCCAGCGGCATACAAAGCTGGCCCAGATCAGGATGGAGTCTGGAAGAGCAAGCTCATTTTGCGGCGTATTGCTGAAAAGCTTTTGCCGCAGAGCATACTTGCCCGCCCCAAACAGGGGTTTCCTGTCCCGGTTTACGAGTGGCTTTCCGGCAATATGGCGGACTTTGTCCGAGACATGCTGGGCAGTCGGCAAACCCGGGTAACTACCTGGCTCCAGGAAACCGGAATCCGGAAAACCGTGTCTACCGGGGTGGCCCCTGACGCGCACATTCTGGACAAACACCGCCTGTGGAATCTTCTGATCCTAGAATGCTGGGCCAGGCGGTGGCAAGCATGA
- a CDS encoding hypothetical protein (Evidence 5 : No homology to any previously reported sequences) — translation MSKRLLALSWCMPPMVTPRAINVSRSLAALKSFGWQAEVIAGDLPESERAQFTWGRSLAEKYKDSFAIHYAPYGMGNAPALWIDAAFLAVADRIRQTAPHVFVTFAQPFSDHIVGLKIKYSFPSLPWVAHFSDPWTDNPYESPGEREFFLECQVAEKADALVFTTARTQDLVMKKYPSSWLKKCIVVPHGFEGPILMAPSRREGPLHLVHAGGIYGKRVPYALLDSLATVDASGKVCLLSFVGPVDAAFMQRAAIVKDAVEFIPPTTPEVAERIAQEADVLLVCDAPAQESVFLPSKLIDYLPLGIPILALTPANGSSADLLSEVGGICVDPLDVTAQVEVLRYLAARKTEGTLSSLVPDPDVAQKYSIKQTTRTLATMLERMASDVLIPDHPKTCLVGEYVCPRHGVALMADERGGWLLCGRNCTFPVQDGVPRFVPEGPHASPSENLWTTLRKTQLDSWSGTTVSRDRLTRILGSLDQLHGKKVLEAGCGIGRFSEVMLQAGASLYSFDLSSAVVAARENCIFFPDHHVCQASILAMPFKSGSFDVVVCIGVVQQTPNPEETIAALAVMVKPGGRLFIGHYAPDYPMFFTRRVFRCFLMCMPLTFRLPVCSKLRKWLWPLHVKLYALRRKRFWSRIYRWLCVASPLVDYQEAYPQLSSEALREWAFLDMYDYLTDMYKHLRTTSDIRKTLEGLGFVVERCEYAGNGVEASARRPQVGETA, via the coding sequence ATGAGCAAGCGCCTTCTTGCCCTCTCCTGGTGTATGCCTCCCATGGTGACCCCCAGGGCTATCAACGTTTCCCGCTCCCTTGCTGCGCTTAAATCTTTCGGGTGGCAGGCTGAGGTCATTGCGGGCGATCTGCCGGAATCTGAGCGTGCCCAGTTCACCTGGGGGCGATCGTTGGCTGAAAAATATAAAGACAGTTTTGCCATCCACTATGCGCCATATGGAATGGGCAATGCGCCCGCTTTGTGGATTGACGCCGCTTTTTTAGCTGTTGCGGACAGGATTAGACAGACTGCTCCCCACGTTTTTGTCACCTTTGCTCAACCCTTTTCCGATCATATCGTTGGCCTCAAAATCAAGTACTCTTTCCCTTCCTTGCCTTGGGTTGCACATTTCAGCGATCCCTGGACGGACAATCCTTACGAGTCTCCGGGAGAGCGGGAATTTTTTCTGGAATGCCAGGTGGCGGAGAAGGCTGACGCCCTCGTTTTTACCACGGCGCGGACTCAAGACCTGGTTATGAAAAAGTATCCATCCTCCTGGCTTAAGAAGTGCATTGTCGTTCCCCACGGCTTTGAAGGGCCTATTCTGATGGCTCCATCAAGGCGCGAGGGGCCGTTGCATCTTGTGCATGCCGGAGGCATTTACGGCAAGCGCGTTCCCTATGCGCTGCTTGATTCTTTGGCAACGGTCGACGCTTCCGGCAAGGTCTGCCTCCTCAGTTTCGTCGGTCCAGTGGATGCCGCTTTTATGCAACGGGCGGCAATAGTGAAGGATGCGGTGGAATTCATCCCCCCCACAACACCGGAAGTCGCCGAACGCATTGCGCAAGAAGCGGATGTGCTGCTAGTGTGTGACGCTCCGGCCCAGGAAAGTGTTTTCCTTCCAAGCAAGTTGATAGACTACCTCCCCTTGGGAATCCCTATTCTCGCGCTCACGCCAGCCAATGGAAGCTCTGCCGACCTTCTCTCGGAAGTCGGCGGCATATGCGTCGATCCCCTTGACGTTACCGCGCAAGTGGAGGTGCTACGCTATCTCGCGGCGCGCAAAACCGAAGGAACGTTGTCCAGTCTCGTTCCTGATCCCGATGTCGCGCAAAAGTATTCCATTAAACAAACGACACGGACCCTCGCTACAATGCTGGAAAGGATGGCTTCCGATGTCCTCATCCCGGACCATCCTAAAACTTGTTTGGTCGGGGAATACGTCTGCCCGCGACATGGGGTGGCCCTCATGGCGGACGAAAGGGGGGGATGGTTATTGTGCGGACGGAATTGCACGTTCCCCGTTCAGGACGGCGTTCCCCGTTTTGTTCCAGAAGGGCCACACGCCTCGCCTTCCGAGAACCTGTGGACGACGCTTCGCAAAACACAATTGGATTCTTGGAGCGGTACCACCGTCAGTCGTGACCGTCTGACACGAATTTTGGGCAGTCTGGATCAGTTGCACGGGAAAAAGGTTCTGGAGGCGGGTTGTGGCATTGGGCGTTTCAGCGAGGTCATGCTACAGGCAGGGGCCTCATTGTATTCCTTTGATTTGTCCTCTGCGGTAGTTGCGGCTAGGGAAAACTGCATTTTTTTCCCGGATCACCACGTCTGCCAGGCAAGCATCCTTGCCATGCCGTTCAAATCGGGTTCTTTCGATGTAGTCGTCTGCATTGGCGTGGTGCAACAGACGCCCAACCCGGAAGAGACGATTGCCGCCCTCGCTGTAATGGTCAAACCCGGTGGACGGCTTTTCATTGGTCACTACGCGCCGGACTACCCCATGTTTTTTACACGCCGGGTATTCAGATGCTTTTTGATGTGCATGCCACTGACGTTTCGTTTGCCCGTTTGCAGTAAATTACGGAAATGGTTGTGGCCGCTCCATGTAAAATTGTATGCATTGAGACGCAAACGTTTTTGGAGCCGCATATACCGATGGCTGTGCGTTGCTTCGCCTTTGGTCGACTACCAGGAGGCATATCCCCAACTTTCATCGGAAGCTTTGAGAGAGTGGGCATTTCTTGATATGTATGATTATTTGACGGACATGTACAAGCACCTTCGGACGACCAGTGACATCCGCAAAACACTTGAAGGGCTCGGGTTCGTTGTAGAGAGGTGCGAGTACGCGGGAAACGGTGTCGAAGCTTCCGCGCGTAGGCCACAAGTGGGAGAGACTGCCTGA
- a CDS encoding Asparagine synthetase, translating into MCGIAGIFSSFFSHEDAEVATAQMLKAMRHRGPDSSGIFSCGPCTLGHNRLAVIDTTNAASQPMTESGVTLIFNGELYNFLEERRRLEEGGDVFKSASDTEVLLKLYLRYGRDCLARLRGMYAFALWDKREKTFFCARDPLGIKPFLFSAVQGGIIFASELKGLLASGLVSRELSRNALRCLLERGSVSQPASILADVLWLLPGQCMSLREGASPIFSQFSTLKAGKINLTGMHWEEVLALGRRYVETALERQLIADVPLGAFLSGGVDSSLLVALMAQRHSNVSTFSVGFESGLETASDDETDDAVEVARHLGVRHTKVVVRQSEVAEDLRAVAKGLDHPTVDGVNSWFIAKAVRNELTVAVSGTGGDELFAGYPWFGAMREWENAAWWRKLPRSLRGETFLDVFDQQYRIFSAQEAELLCHGTRKPNQRSDPLETEEALTRVTGLVLQGYTRDQLLADIDNATMWHSLEVRVPLLDEDLLDFALSLPPHMKVGTGSDVAPEGSYAATGVKRLLLAMAEPALPAGFMLRAKRGFTLPFDGWLRGGLFPQMDYLLSETVVRKRGFFEPGAVTRVKRSFMEGRCTWVQPWLLLMAELWAQEVLDA; encoded by the coding sequence ATGTGTGGTATAGCCGGTATTTTTTCTTCTTTTTTCTCCCATGAAGACGCAGAAGTTGCCACGGCGCAGATGCTCAAGGCCATGCGGCATCGCGGTCCTGACAGCAGTGGGATATTCTCCTGTGGACCATGCACGCTCGGCCACAACCGTCTGGCCGTTATCGACACAACCAATGCCGCTTCCCAGCCCATGACGGAATCGGGCGTAACCCTTATTTTCAACGGCGAGCTGTATAATTTTCTTGAGGAACGCCGTCGACTGGAGGAAGGTGGCGACGTTTTCAAAAGTGCTAGCGACACTGAAGTTCTTTTGAAACTGTATTTGCGGTATGGGCGAGATTGTCTGGCCCGCTTGCGAGGCATGTATGCCTTCGCCCTGTGGGACAAACGAGAAAAAACTTTTTTTTGTGCCAGGGATCCTTTGGGGATCAAACCGTTTTTGTTTTCTGCCGTGCAAGGCGGTATCATTTTCGCTTCCGAGTTGAAAGGGCTTCTGGCTTCTGGCCTTGTCTCGCGTGAGCTTTCCCGCAACGCCTTGCGCTGTCTTCTTGAGAGAGGTTCTGTCTCGCAGCCTGCATCCATCCTTGCCGATGTGCTTTGGTTGCTCCCAGGACAATGTATGTCACTCCGGGAAGGCGCTTCTCCGATTTTTTCACAGTTTTCCACATTGAAGGCCGGTAAAATAAACCTAACCGGTATGCATTGGGAAGAGGTTCTTGCCTTGGGGCGCAGGTATGTTGAGACAGCGCTTGAACGGCAGCTCATTGCTGATGTGCCGCTTGGCGCATTCCTTTCGGGAGGCGTTGATTCTTCATTACTGGTCGCTTTGATGGCTCAGCGCCACAGTAATGTGAGCACGTTTTCTGTTGGATTTGAAAGCGGTCTTGAGACAGCCAGTGATGATGAAACAGACGATGCTGTTGAGGTGGCTCGCCACCTTGGGGTGAGGCATACAAAGGTTGTTGTCCGACAATCAGAAGTGGCTGAAGATTTGCGTGCTGTTGCAAAAGGGCTCGATCACCCTACTGTGGATGGAGTTAACTCCTGGTTTATAGCAAAAGCGGTGCGTAATGAGTTGACGGTAGCAGTCTCCGGAACTGGCGGCGACGAGTTATTTGCGGGATATCCTTGGTTTGGCGCGATGCGGGAGTGGGAAAACGCCGCTTGGTGGCGCAAATTGCCCCGGAGCTTGCGGGGGGAAACCTTTCTTGACGTTTTCGATCAGCAATACCGGATATTCTCAGCGCAGGAAGCGGAGTTGCTCTGCCATGGTACCAGGAAGCCCAACCAAAGGTCTGACCCCTTGGAGACGGAAGAGGCGTTGACTCGTGTAACTGGGCTTGTGCTCCAAGGATACACCAGAGACCAACTTCTTGCGGATATAGACAACGCGACTATGTGGCATAGCCTTGAAGTTCGGGTACCCTTGCTGGACGAAGATTTGCTGGACTTCGCCCTTTCCTTGCCACCACATATGAAAGTAGGCACTGGAAGTGATGTTGCACCAGAAGGGTCCTATGCCGCCACAGGCGTGAAGCGGCTTCTGCTTGCCATGGCGGAACCGGCTTTGCCTGCTGGTTTTATGCTCAGAGCCAAGCGCGGGTTTACGTTACCGTTTGATGGCTGGCTGCGGGGGGGGCTTTTTCCTCAGATGGATTACCTACTCAGCGAAACAGTTGTCCGGAAGCGAGGATTTTTTGAGCCCGGAGCCGTTACGAGGGTTAAGAGGTCGTTCATGGAAGGACGGTGCACGTGGGTTCAGCCCTGGCTTTTGCTCATGGCGGAATTATGGGCACAAGAGGTACTTGATGCCTGA
- a CDS encoding putative Glycosyl transferase group 1 (Evidence 3 : Function proposed based on presence of conserved amino acid motif, structural feature or limited homology): MPDPIRILFVGELHSSHAQSWIRLLLSSGQFIAQGVSLAAMPDTVDIFVRRGAPAGSSLAMRCFRRLLRIRYKTWADSIRPVYAYGTPEVEFHGLVKSLRQFNPQIVHTFGFTPAALLYESLPESWRKGRRWVLQTRGGSDVAYTHKDPVWQELFHRLLPQASVVLCDNLENYRIFDAMGISYHRSSLLPFVPGTGGIDLDAFVPLLPWEKRENLLVWPKAYESPWSKALPVLEGLRLAWDVIAPVRCVFAAADKEVRDHVRLLPDAMQHNISIMERIPREDMLYLLRQAKVLLAPSLVDGIPNSLYEAMAAGVVPVVSPLDSIRPHFAEEENVFYAHNLYPEEIARAITRAFAPQGKESILRANREKVAIIADRSVITSKVVALYSGLVS; encoded by the coding sequence ATGCCTGATCCAATCCGCATCTTGTTCGTTGGTGAGCTTCACAGCTCACACGCCCAAAGCTGGATTCGGCTGTTGCTATCCTCCGGGCAATTCATTGCACAGGGCGTCAGCTTGGCTGCGATGCCGGACACAGTAGATATTTTCGTCCGACGCGGCGCACCTGCCGGATCCTCCCTTGCCATGCGGTGTTTTCGCCGCTTGTTGCGGATACGTTATAAAACCTGGGCCGACTCTATTCGTCCGGTCTATGCCTATGGAACCCCGGAAGTGGAGTTTCACGGTTTAGTAAAAAGCCTGCGGCAATTCAACCCGCAAATTGTTCATACGTTTGGCTTCACTCCAGCAGCTTTGCTGTATGAAAGCCTTCCGGAATCATGGCGCAAGGGGCGACGTTGGGTTTTGCAAACCAGGGGCGGCTCCGACGTGGCCTACACCCATAAGGACCCTGTTTGGCAAGAGTTATTCCACCGTCTGTTGCCGCAGGCTTCTGTCGTTCTCTGTGATAACTTGGAAAATTACCGGATCTTCGATGCGATGGGAATTTCATACCACCGTTCCTCCCTGTTGCCTTTTGTCCCGGGTACGGGCGGGATAGACCTTGACGCATTTGTCCCCCTTCTGCCTTGGGAAAAGAGGGAAAATTTGCTCGTGTGGCCGAAGGCCTATGAATCTCCCTGGTCAAAAGCCCTGCCCGTGCTGGAAGGGTTACGGCTTGCATGGGATGTCATAGCTCCAGTGCGTTGTGTTTTTGCCGCTGCCGATAAAGAGGTGCGCGACCATGTCCGCCTGTTGCCGGATGCGATGCAACACAATATTTCGATTATGGAACGCATCCCTCGTGAAGATATGTTGTACCTCTTGCGGCAGGCAAAAGTTTTGCTGGCACCGTCATTGGTTGATGGTATTCCCAACAGCCTCTATGAGGCGATGGCCGCAGGAGTTGTTCCTGTGGTTTCCCCTCTGGACAGCATTAGGCCCCATTTTGCAGAAGAGGAGAATGTTTTTTATGCGCACAATCTTTACCCGGAAGAGATAGCTAGGGCTATAACCAGGGCTTTTGCTCCCCAGGGGAAGGAGTCTATTTTGCGTGCCAACAGAGAAAAGGTGGCAATTATTGCGGACAGGTCTGTTATAACCTCAAAAGTTGTGGCTCTTTATTCCGGGCTTGTTTCATAG
- a CDS encoding Sugar isomerase family protein (fragment): protein MFTQDFFKEVAEIFKILDSQAIEDMASRLADVRNGGGRLFILGVGGSAGSASHAVNDFRKLAGFEAYSPVDNVSELTARTNDDGWESEVGRQIRTPC from the coding sequence ATGTTTACTCAAGATTTTTTTAAAGAAGTTGCTGAAATATTTAAAATTTTAGACAGTCAAGCCATTGAGGATATGGCATCAAGGCTTGCGGATGTAAGGAATGGAGGAGGGAGACTTTTTATCTTGGGAGTTGGCGGTTCCGCAGGGTCAGCTTCCCATGCCGTTAATGATTTTAGAAAGCTGGCCGGATTTGAGGCATACTCTCCGGTAGACAATGTATCAGAACTGACCGCCAGGACAAACGATGACGGGTGGGAGAGTGAGGTAGGTCGTCAAATTCGAACGCCATGTTAA
- a CDS encoding conserved hypothetical protein (Evidence 4 : Homologs of previously reported genes of unknown function) has product MRYAAVSALRHRYPVRFICLVLHASVSGYYAWLKRDAAPSNKTTRLEAEVLAAHQRTRGTYGAERLHRELVASGCAVSLWKVKQLRRELGLVCKRKRRVIRTTESNHALPVASNLLNRDFTPGEHNRVWVSDITYIPTRQGWVYLAGIKDLHSREIVGFSLAERMDTGLVLAALMKAVRFHRPPVGLILHSDRGSQYCSAAYQKKLHAYGLICSMSKKGDCYDNAPMESFWGLLKNELVHRKSYRSQAEAITDVTEYIEVFYNRQRRQAALGYLSPAAFVRSGMMKPKLPIAA; this is encoded by the coding sequence GTGAGGTACGCCGCAGTCAGTGCTTTGCGACACCGATATCCTGTCCGTTTTATTTGCCTGGTTTTGCACGCATCTGTCAGTGGATACTACGCCTGGCTCAAACGCGACGCTGCCCCATCAAACAAGACAACTCGTCTGGAGGCCGAGGTTCTGGCTGCCCACCAGAGAACACGCGGCACATACGGCGCGGAGCGGTTGCACCGGGAACTCGTGGCAAGCGGTTGTGCCGTCAGCCTCTGGAAGGTCAAGCAGCTCCGCCGTGAACTGGGCCTCGTCTGTAAGCGCAAACGACGGGTTATCCGCACCACGGAGTCAAATCACGCGTTGCCGGTCGCTTCCAATCTTCTGAACCGTGACTTCACGCCGGGCGAACACAACCGCGTGTGGGTGAGTGACATAACCTATATCCCCACACGGCAGGGCTGGGTATATCTTGCCGGAATCAAAGATTTACACAGCCGGGAAATTGTCGGCTTCAGCCTGGCTGAGCGTATGGATACCGGGCTTGTCTTGGCTGCATTGATGAAGGCGGTGCGTTTCCACCGCCCACCTGTGGGACTGATTCTGCATTCGGATCGCGGCAGCCAGTATTGCAGCGCAGCTTATCAGAAAAAGCTCCACGCATATGGTCTGATCTGTTCCATGAGCAAAAAAGGGGATTGTTACGACAACGCCCCCATGGAGAGCTTCTGGGGCTTATTGAAGAATGAGTTGGTCCATCGCAAAAGCTACAGATCACAGGCAGAAGCAATTACAGATGTGACAGAGTATATTGAGGTTTTTTATAATCGACAAAGACGCCAGGCAGCACTTGGCTATCTCTCACCGGCGGCGTTTGTCAGAAGCGGGATGATGAAACCAAAGCTGCCGATTGCCGCTTAA
- a CDS encoding conserved hypothetical protein (Evidence 4 : Homologs of previously reported genes of unknown function) has product MTKTPRGRYSQELRQQAVTMAVEDGFGVTETARRLSVPMKTLANWVTQYRLDKHEFALKPGVSEQDAELARLKKENALLRMERDILKKAAAYFAKESL; this is encoded by the coding sequence ATGACGAAAACACCACGAGGACGTTATTCACAGGAATTGAGGCAGCAAGCCGTCACCATGGCGGTTGAGGATGGCTTCGGCGTAACGGAAACAGCGCGAAGGTTGTCTGTTCCTATGAAAACTTTAGCGAATTGGGTTACGCAGTACCGACTGGACAAGCACGAGTTCGCCTTGAAGCCGGGCGTGAGTGAGCAGGATGCGGAGTTGGCGCGGTTGAAGAAAGAAAACGCCCTGCTGCGTATGGAGCGCGACATTCTAAAAAAAGCGGCGGCGTACTTTGCCAAAGAGTCGCTGTGA
- a CDS encoding Sugar isomerase family protein (fragment) encodes MASVFSSLPQSVFAAWLQGSRLASNDGLLILSVGGGDAERNISSNLVHAIDYAKAIGAAVTGIVGKDGGYTAKQADVVVVVPTVNPAHVTPHTESCHSYICHLLVSHPKLKMAPTKWESVL; translated from the coding sequence ATGGCGTCCGTTTTTTCCAGCCTACCTCAGAGTGTGTTTGCCGCATGGCTGCAGGGATCACGCTTGGCCAGCAACGATGGACTGCTGATTTTGTCCGTAGGAGGAGGGGACGCCGAACGTAACATTAGCTCCAACCTTGTGCATGCTATCGACTATGCTAAAGCGATCGGGGCGGCAGTTACCGGAATAGTCGGGAAAGACGGCGGATATACAGCCAAACAAGCTGATGTGGTTGTTGTGGTTCCCACTGTGAACCCTGCTCACGTCACTCCTCATACAGAGTCTTGCCATTCGTACATTTGCCACTTACTGGTATCGCACCCGAAGCTGAAAATGGCGCCTACCAAATGGGAATCCGTTCTCTAA